From the Desulfovibrio sp. JY genome, one window contains:
- a CDS encoding host-nuclease inhibitor Gam family protein — translation MARTKPKVLALSDIKEADAALAELAGIKRDLAALEHVMNESIDSIKAEAKAQSAPLAARAKDLEVALANFSTARKDDLFPKKKSLDLTFGVLGFRQSTKLKTLARWTWKLVLGRLQELADSPDGGAFLEAIRIKPEVDKEAMREWPEERLATVGVQRVAEDEFFYELKTETVENAAA, via the coding sequence ATGGCTAGGACGAAACCAAAGGTGCTCGCCCTTTCGGACATCAAGGAGGCCGATGCGGCCCTGGCCGAGTTGGCCGGCATCAAGCGCGATCTGGCCGCGCTTGAACATGTGATGAACGAATCCATCGACAGCATCAAGGCCGAGGCCAAGGCGCAGTCCGCGCCGTTGGCGGCTCGCGCGAAGGACCTGGAGGTGGCCCTGGCCAACTTCTCCACGGCCCGCAAGGACGATTTATTCCCGAAAAAGAAGTCCCTGGACCTGACATTCGGTGTCCTGGGCTTTCGGCAGTCCACCAAGCTCAAGACGCTGGCACGGTGGACCTGGAAGCTGGTGCTGGGGCGGCTCCAGGAACTGGCCGATTCCCCGGATGGCGGCGCTTTTCTCGAAGCGATCCGGATCAAGCCCGAAGTGGACAAAGAAGCCATGCGCGAGTGGCCGGAAGAACGCTTGGCGACGGTCGGCGTGCAACGGGTGGCCGAGGATGAATTCTTCTACGAGCTGAAAACTGAAACGGTCGAAAACGCGGCCGCCTGA
- a CDS encoding ATP-binding protein → MKSVFVETGNVTAFRRAVLTVEDTERGQPGIVVAWGQAGRGKTFAARNSHTERGGVYLSAWENESQAAFLGRLCFEATGTKAPRSASACKVKIIETLDKRRKQKMSSSIYMDEADRLHFSRIEDLRDIHEASGAAVILIGEEELIGLLSQRRRIWSRVTQEVPFAPVDEADIAAFALEAADLDLTSEACAMVRATSDGDMRLVRNMIGLLEQAAKAHETNRADAAMVRAVQKQRSWRRA, encoded by the coding sequence ATGAAATCGGTTTTTGTGGAGACGGGCAACGTGACCGCATTCCGGCGGGCCGTGCTGACCGTCGAGGACACCGAACGCGGCCAACCGGGCATTGTCGTGGCCTGGGGACAGGCCGGTCGCGGCAAGACCTTTGCCGCGCGCAACAGCCACACCGAGCGGGGCGGGGTCTACCTGTCCGCTTGGGAAAACGAAAGCCAGGCCGCCTTTCTGGGACGGCTGTGCTTCGAGGCCACAGGAACCAAAGCACCGCGCTCGGCCAGCGCCTGCAAAGTGAAGATCATCGAGACGTTGGATAAGCGCCGTAAGCAGAAAATGTCCTCCTCCATCTACATGGACGAGGCGGACCGTCTGCATTTCAGTCGGATCGAGGATCTGCGCGATATCCACGAGGCCAGCGGTGCCGCTGTGATCCTCATCGGTGAGGAAGAGCTTATCGGGCTCTTGTCTCAGCGCCGGCGCATCTGGTCGCGCGTGACCCAGGAAGTGCCCTTTGCCCCGGTGGACGAGGCCGACATAGCGGCTTTCGCCTTGGAAGCGGCCGACCTCGACCTGACATCCGAAGCCTGCGCCATGGTCCGGGCCACGTCCGACGGCGACATGCGGCTGGTGCGCAACATGATCGGGCTCCTGGAACAGGCGGCCAAGGCGCATGAGACCAACCGCGCCGACGCGGCCATGGTTCGGGCCGTGCAAAAACAGCGGTCCTGGAGGCGGGCATGA
- a CDS encoding Mu transposase C-terminal domain-containing protein: MQDKYTAQNIAKALGVSRQRAEARAKKEGWLFEEEPSPGRGGHRRLYLAASLPAEVQDALTASEGANLPAEASELALTEYQRCGALARADLVRLYTEALSKASRKGIAQKEFLAAYRAGVWPKIKEVLGDAVSVQSLERWKLKLRRTGSALALADTRGGVRVEPVLTVAHQTIITALVRHPNQPNIAEVCREALKAFKPAGLPPCSEITIRRFIEKWIANNYGEFVYSRKGKKAWVDECCPYIVRDYSKIQVGDIMVADGHVLNFEILDPETGKGARMELVLWYDMASSYPLGWEILPTENTQAIASALRRACLRLGKFPRIAYLDNGKAFKGKFFTGVDLTQTGLGGVFQELGIQTIFAWGYHGQSKTIERFFGTFGELERWCPSYVGSSIATKPPRLKRGEDLHRKLYEASGYRPLTLEEAHTAVAMWFDEYAHRPQRGHLKGRSPLEAFEPGAGSGLTDAELRKLRLCMLSKTVRQIDQNGVKIFGRHYRHPFLHSLRHSVLVRYDEQDRRSVLVYDETGKRLICEATPVPTNVHPAAGILGTDEDKALLASEIAYKKALENQVTADAREFLKNVVLPETQHRMQLVAEQKVAPPAIPAPPAPNVKSIEAAKSAARAKIEAAPAYVPPAQMASIVTELDRYEYLFNVSVRDGMALREADADWMARYEQTEEYAACARGRFEGLRRVYARRRMAANGGGLEA; encoded by the coding sequence ATGCAAGACAAGTACACGGCACAGAATATCGCAAAAGCGCTCGGCGTATCACGCCAGAGAGCCGAAGCCAGGGCCAAGAAAGAAGGATGGCTGTTTGAGGAAGAGCCCTCGCCTGGCCGTGGCGGCCACCGCCGGCTGTATCTTGCTGCCTCCCTCCCTGCCGAGGTCCAGGACGCCCTGACGGCCTCCGAAGGTGCGAACCTGCCCGCCGAAGCGTCCGAACTCGCCCTCACCGAGTACCAACGGTGCGGCGCGCTGGCCAGGGCCGATCTGGTGCGGCTTTATACCGAAGCCCTGTCTAAGGCCTCGCGCAAGGGCATTGCCCAAAAAGAATTTCTCGCCGCCTACCGGGCCGGCGTGTGGCCGAAGATCAAGGAGGTGCTCGGGGATGCGGTGTCCGTGCAATCTCTCGAACGCTGGAAGCTCAAACTGCGGCGCACCGGCTCTGCCCTCGCCCTGGCTGACACGCGCGGCGGCGTGCGCGTCGAGCCGGTGCTCACAGTGGCCCATCAGACCATCATCACCGCCCTGGTTCGGCATCCGAACCAGCCGAACATCGCCGAAGTCTGCCGCGAGGCCCTCAAAGCCTTCAAGCCGGCTGGGTTGCCGCCCTGCTCCGAAATCACCATCCGCCGCTTTATCGAAAAGTGGATCGCCAATAACTACGGCGAATTCGTCTATTCCCGAAAGGGCAAAAAAGCCTGGGTGGACGAATGCTGCCCGTACATCGTGCGCGACTACTCGAAGATCCAGGTCGGCGACATCATGGTGGCTGACGGCCATGTCTTGAACTTCGAGATACTCGACCCGGAGACCGGCAAGGGCGCGCGCATGGAGCTGGTGCTCTGGTACGACATGGCGTCCAGCTACCCTTTGGGATGGGAAATCCTGCCCACGGAAAACACGCAAGCCATCGCTTCGGCCCTACGCCGGGCCTGCCTGCGCCTTGGGAAGTTTCCCCGCATCGCCTACCTGGACAACGGCAAAGCGTTCAAGGGCAAGTTCTTTACCGGGGTTGATCTGACGCAAACCGGCCTGGGTGGCGTATTTCAAGAGCTTGGCATCCAAACAATTTTTGCTTGGGGCTATCACGGCCAGTCCAAGACCATCGAACGATTCTTCGGGACGTTCGGTGAATTGGAACGCTGGTGCCCCTCCTATGTCGGCTCGTCTATCGCTACCAAGCCGCCCCGCCTCAAGCGTGGCGAAGACCTGCATCGCAAGCTGTATGAAGCGTCGGGCTACCGGCCGCTGACCCTTGAAGAAGCCCACACGGCCGTGGCCATGTGGTTCGACGAATACGCCCACCGCCCGCAACGTGGTCACTTGAAAGGTCGGTCGCCGCTTGAAGCGTTCGAGCCCGGAGCCGGGTCGGGCCTGACCGACGCCGAGTTGCGCAAACTGCGGCTTTGCATGCTCTCCAAAACCGTTCGCCAAATCGACCAGAACGGGGTCAAGATTTTCGGCCGGCATTACCGCCACCCATTTTTACATTCCCTGCGTCATTCGGTGCTGGTGCGCTATGACGAGCAGGATCGCCGGTCCGTGCTTGTCTACGATGAAACGGGCAAGCGGCTTATCTGCGAGGCCACGCCGGTCCCAACCAACGTGCATCCTGCCGCCGGCATTCTGGGCACGGATGAGGACAAGGCGCTTCTGGCCTCCGAGATCGCCTACAAAAAGGCTCTCGAAAACCAGGTCACAGCCGATGCCCGGGAATTCCTCAAGAATGTCGTGCTCCCGGAAACGCAGCACCGCATGCAGCTTGTGGCCGAGCAGAAGGTGGCCCCACCTGCCATCCCCGCCCCTCCCGCGCCCAACGTCAAAAGCATCGAAGCCGCCAAAAGCGCGGCCCGGGCCAAGATCGAAGCCGCTCCGGCTTATGTGCCGCCGGCACAGATGGCCTCAATCGTCACCGAACTCGACCGCTACGAATACCTTTTCAACGTGTCTGTCCGGGACGGCATGGCCCTGCGTGAGGCCGATGCCGACTGGATGGCCCGTTACGAGCAAACCGAGGAATACGCGGCTTGCGCGCGGGGCCGTTTCGAGGGCCTTCGCCGGGTCTACGCGCGCCGCCGCATGGCTGCTAACGGGGGAGGATTGGAAGCATGA
- a CDS encoding XRE family transcriptional regulator — MKRNSREIKAWMARKGVSVATLAHFAGVPRQHMSDTIWGRRNNSQALQGLVDAGCPVKWLALPETKDKQAA, encoded by the coding sequence ATGAAGCGTAACAGCAGGGAAATCAAAGCCTGGATGGCGCGCAAGGGCGTCTCCGTCGCCACGCTCGCCCATTTTGCCGGCGTACCCCGTCAGCACATGTCCGACACCATCTGGGGCCGCCGCAATAACAGTCAGGCCTTGCAGGGACTCGTGGACGCCGGCTGTCCAGTGAAATGGCTCGCCCTGCCGGAGACCAAGGACAAGCAAGCGGCCTAG